A single region of the Triticum dicoccoides isolate Atlit2015 ecotype Zavitan chromosome 2B, WEW_v2.0, whole genome shotgun sequence genome encodes:
- the LOC119362545 gene encoding sodium/hydrogen exchanger 2-like, with product MGYQVVAAQLARLSGALGTSDHASVVSITLFVALLCACIVLGHLLEENRWLNESITALIIGLCTGVVILMTTKGKSSHVLVFSEDLFFIYLLPPIIFNAGFQVKKKQFFRNFMTITLFGAVGTMMSFFTISLAAIAIFSRMNIGTLDVSDFLAIGAIFSATDSVCTLQVLNQDETPFLYSLVFGEGVVNDATSVVLFNALQNFDPNQIDAIVILKFLGNFCYLFVSSTFLGVFTGLLSAYVIKKLYIGRHSTDREVALVMLMAYLSYMLAELLDLSGILTVFFCGIVMSHYTWHNVTESSRVTTKHAFATLSFIAETFLFLYVGMDALDIEKWKFASDSPGKSIGISSILLGLVLVGRAAFVFPLSFLSNLTKKTELEKISWRQQIVIWWAGLMRGAVSIALAYNKFTRSGHTQLHGNAIMITSTITVVLFSTMLFGILTKPLIRFLLPASSNGAASDPASPKSLHSPLLTSQLGSDLEAPLPIVRPSSLRMLITKPTHTIHYYWRKFDDALMRPMFGGRGFVPYSPGSPTDPNVLVE from the exons ATGGGGTACCAGGTGGTGGCGGCGCAGCTGGCGCGTCTGAGCGGCGCGCTGGGCACCTCGGACCACGCCTCCGTGGTCTCCATCACCCTCTTCGTCGCGCTGCTCTGCGCCTGCATCGTCCTCGGCCACCTGCTCGAGGAGAACCGCTGGCTCAACGAGTCCATCACCGCCCTCATCATC GGGCTGTGCACCGGCGTGGTGATCCTGATGACCACCAAGGGGAAGAGCTCGCACGTGCTCGTCTTCAGCGAGGACCTCTTCTTCATCTACCTCCTGCCTCCCATCATCTTCAACGCCGG TTTCCAGGTGAAGAAGAAGCAGTTCTTCAGGAATTTCATGACAATCACACTATTTGGTGCAGTTGGGACGATGATGTCGTTCTTCACAATATCTCTTG CTGCCATTGCGATATTCAGCAGGATGAACATTGGGACACTGGATGTATCAGATTTTCTTG CAATTGGAGCCATCTTTTCCGCGACAGATTCCGTCTGCACTCTACAG GTTCTCAATCAGGACGAGACGCCCTTTTTGTACAGTCTAGTCTTCGGGGAAGGTGTTGTGAACGACGCCACATCGGTCGTGCTTTTCAACGCGCTCCAGAACTTCGATCCTAACCAGATCGACGCGATCGTCATTCTGAAGTTCTTGGGGAACTTCTGCTACTTATTCGTGTCAAGCACCTTCCTTGGAGTGTTT ACTGGATTGCTTAGTGCATACGTCATCAAGAAGTTATACATAGGAAG GCATTCTACTGACCGTGAGGTTGCACTTGTGATGCTCATGGCCTACCTCTCATATATGCTAGCTGAG CTGCTAGATTTGAGTGGTATCCTCACTGTATTCTTCTGTGGTATTGTGATGTCACATTACACCTGGCATAACGTGACAGAGAGCTCAAGAGTTACAACAAA GCATGCGTTTGCAACCTTGTCCTTCATCGCCGAGACTTTTCTCTTCCTTTATGTTGGGATGGATGCACTGGATATCGAGAAGTGGAAATTTGCTAGTGACAG CCCCGGCAAATCCATTGGAATAAGCTCAATTTTACTCGGATTGGTTCTGGTTGGAAGAGCTGCTTTCGTCTTCCCGCTCTCGTTCTTATCCAACCTGACAAAGAAGACGGAGCTCGAGAAAATAAGCTGGAGGCAGCAA ATCGTAATATGGTGGGCTGGGCTGATGAGAGGAGCTGTGTCGATCGCCCTTGCTTACAATAAG TTTACAAGATCTGGTCACACACAGCTGCACGGCAACGCGATAATGATCACCAGCACCATCACTGTCGTTCTGTTTAGCACTATG CTGTTTGGCATTTTGACAAAGCCTCTGATCCGGTTCCTGCTGCCCGCGTCGAGCAATGGCGCTGCCTCAGACCCCGCATCACCGAAGTCCCTGCACTCTCCTCTCCTCACAAGCCAGCTAGGCTCGGACCTGGAGGCGCCTCTCCCCATCGTGAGGCCTTCCAGCCTCCGGATGCTCATCACCAAGCCGACCCACACCATCCACTACTACTGGCGCAAGTTCGACGACGCGCTGATGCGCCCGATGTTCGGAGGGCGCGGGTTTGTGCCCTACTCCCCAGGATCACCCACCGATCCGAACGTACTCGTGGAATGA
- the LOC119367353 gene encoding inactive beta-amylase 9-like → MDALQTQYAAAAASPAARRLRGGRAGHAAPRRVEFGRPRRGGSARDVLSVAGPGRFSGQAAGAVGQGGSKNSREVEDVGAVRLFVGLPINSVTDGATVNSARGIEAGMRAVKLLGVDGVELQVFWSVVQPESPDKFSWAGYRAVADMARDEGLSLRVSLRIHGSPGGSVPKLPSWVGAAAAKDRDILFTDGAGGRHEDCLSFAVDELPVLAGMSPLQRYEAFFRSFVDAFDDLFESTITDVTVGLGPNGELRYPSYPPGSDVTQFIGVGEFQCYDKYMLAQLRQHAEALGNPLWGLAGPHDAPGYNESPDSSEFFRDHGSWDSPYGDFFLSWYAGKLLSHGDRVLGMASRVFGSKPVELSAKVPFMHWWHGAQSRPAEAVAGFYKSNKKNGYSPVAKVFAQHGCTMVVPGMDVCMNKQQRNTGSSPDKLLVQIKNACRRHGARIAGENASLVMTHTSSFSRIKSNIVTAERMKPTFFTYRRMGAEFFSPEHWSPFMEFVRTVVCGEWDEDDETAAAVSSYDDLPQPV, encoded by the exons ATGGATGCCCTGCAAACGCAATACGCCGCGGCGGCAGcgtcgccggcggcgaggcgccTCCGAGGAGGACGAGCCGGTCACGCTGCACCCAGGAGGGTGGAGTTCGGTCGGCCGCGGCGTGGCGGCAGCGCGAGGGACGTCCTGAGCGTCGCCGGGCCCGGCCGCTTCTCCGGCCAGGCCGCCGGCGCCGTCGGCCAAGGCGGCAGCAAGAACAGCCGCGAG GTGGAGGACGTGGGCGCGGTGCGGCTGTTCGTGGGCCTGCCGATCAACTCGGTGACGGACGGCGCGACGGTGAACAgcgccaggggcatcgaggccggGATGCGCGCCGTAAAGCTGCTGGGCGTGGACGGCGTGGAGCTGCAGGTGTTCTGGTCCGTGGTGCAGCCGGAGTCGCCGGACAAGTTCTCGTGGGCCGGGTACCGCGCCGTGGCCGACATGGCCCGCGACGAGGGCCTCAGCCTCCGCGTCTCCCTCCGCATCCACGGCTCGCCGGGCGGCAGCGTCCCCAAGCTCCCGTCCTgggtcggcgccgccgccgccaaggaccGCGACATCCTCTTCACCGACGGCGCCGGCGGGCGCCACGAGGACTGCCTCTCCTTCGCTGTCGACGAGCTCCCCGTGCTCGCCGGCATGTCCCCCCTCCAGCGCTACGAGGCCTTCTTCCGCAGCTTCGTCGACGCCTTCGACGACCTCTTCGAGTCCACCATCACG GACGTGACGGTGGGGCTGGGGCCGAACGGCGAGCTCCGGTACCCGTCGTACCCGCCGGGGAGCGACGTGACCCAGTTCATCGGCGTGGGCGAGTTCCAGTGCTACGACAAGTACATGCTGGCGCAGCTGAGGCAGCACGCGGAGGCGCTGGGCAACCCGCTGTGGGGCCTCGCCGGCCCGCACGACGCGCCGGGGTACAACGAGTCGCCGGACTCGAGCGAGTTCTTCCGCGACCACGGCTCGTGGGACAGCCCCTACGGCGACTTCTTCCTCTCCTGGTACGCCGGGAAGCTCCTCAGCCACGGCGACCGCGTGCTCGGCATGGCGAGCCGCGTGTTCGGCAGCAAGCCGGTGGAGCTGTCGGCCAAGGTGCCGTTCATGCACTGGTGGCACGGCGCGCAGTCGCGgccggcggaggcggtggcgggGTTCTACAAGAGCAACAAGAAGAACGGGTACAGCCCGGTGGCCAAGGTGTTCGCGCAGCACGGGTGCACCATGGTGGTGCCCGGCATGGACGTGTGCATGAACAAGCAGCAGCGGAACACGGGGTCCAGCCCGGACAAGCTGCTGGTGCAGATCAAGAACGCGTGCCGGCGGCACGGCGCGCGCATCGCCGGCGAGAACGCGTCGCTGGTGATGACGCACACCAGCAGCTTCTCGCGGATCAAGAGCAACATCGTCACCGCGGAGCGGATGAAGCCGACCTTCTTCACCTACAGGCGGATGGGGGCCGAGTTCTTCTCGCCGGAGCACTGGTCGCCATTCATGGAGTTCGTGCGCACCGTCGTCTGCGGCGAGTGGGACGAGGACGACGAGACGGCCGCCGCCGTCTCCAGCTACGACGACCTGCCGCAGCCAGTTTGA
- the LOC119362546 gene encoding tubby-like F-box protein 11 gives MSFRSMVREMKGEVDAIARRRPLPPSARGVRRVAAVASVALPEEAARQGWCWAELPPELLREVLARVEASEPRWPRRRDVVACAGVCRTWRGVVREIVRVPEVSGRLTFPISLKQPGPRDAPIKCFIRRHRATQTYFLYIGLTDALADAGKFLLAARKYHRPTCTEYLISLDKTDMSKGSQTCVGKLRSNFLRTKFTVYDAHPPHAGPVVPKRWPAGDYPVIQINYEVNVLGSRGPRRMNCIMDSIPVSAIEQGGTAPTQTAFPFFNPKSSRMDSSITPLSSQVESKLVLKNKSPRWHEHLRCWCLNFHGRVTVASVKNFQLVASDESAPANEENDDTTLQFGKIGKDLFTLDYRYPVSAFQAFAICLSSFDTKLARE, from the exons ATGTCTTTCAGGAGCATGGTCCGGGAGATGAAGGGCGAGGTGGACGCCATCGCCCGGCGCCGGCCGCTGCCGCCGtcggcgcgcggcgtccggcgggtggcggcggtggcCTCGGTGGCGCTGCCGGAGGAGGCCGCGCGGCAGGGGTGGTGCTGGGCGGAGCTGCCGCCGGAGCTCCTGCGGGAGGTGCTGGCGCGGGTCGAGGCGTCGGAGCCCCGGTGGCCGCGCCGCCGCGACGTGGTGGCGTGCGCCGGTGTCTGCCGGACCTGGAGGGGCGTCGTCAGGGAGATCGTCCGCGTTCCCGAGGTGTCCGGGCGGCTCACCTTCCCCATCTCTCTCAAGCAG CCTGGACCAAGAGATGCTCCCATCAAATGTTTCATTCGGAGGCACCGGGCTACTCAGACATATTTCCTCTACATTGGACTGACTGATG CACTAGCTGATGCTGGGAAGTTCCTACTTGCTGCACGCAAATACCATAGGCCTACATGCACCGAATATCTAATTTCACTTGACAAGACTGATATGTCGAAGGGGAGTCAGACCTGCGTTGGCAAGTTAAG ATCGAATTTCTTGAGAACGAAGTTTACTGTCTATGATGCGCATCCACCTCATGCTGGACCTGTGGTTCCAAAGAGATGGCCTGCTGGCGACTACCCAGTTATACAAATTAATTATGAAGTGAATGTTTTGGGATCTAG GGGCCCAAGAAGGATGAACTGCATCATGGATTCTATCCCTGTATCAGCAATTGAACAAGGAGGCACAGCTCCAACGCAGACCGCGTTTCCATTCTTCAATCCCAAATCATCTCGAATGGATAGCTCAATTACCCCATTATCCAGTCAAGTGGAAAGTAAGCTGGTGCTTAAGAACAAGTCCCCCAGGTGGCACGAACATCTGCGGTGCTGGTGCCTCAACTTCCACGGACGGGTGACGGTTGCCTCAGTGAAAAACTTTCAGCTGGTGGCTTCAGATGAGAGTGCTCCAGCTAACGAGGAGAACGACGACACCACCCTCCAGTTTGGTAAGATTGGGAAGGACTTGTTCACACTCGACTACCGTTACCCGGTATCGGCGTTTCAGGCGTTTGCGATCTGTCTCAGCAGCTTCGACACCAAATTAGCACGCGAATGA